One segment of Clavelina lepadiformis chromosome 2, kaClaLepa1.1, whole genome shotgun sequence DNA contains the following:
- the LOC143445725 gene encoding uncharacterized protein LOC143445725 translates to MEYPKKVCLLLSCLLWLIPVFYAITTENGFPDSLQRHTGNVKKFFGAGLKSRKNLQQILDLNQSKDQRRPHQRPSFNPTPTSNKQDHHDDEISTEFTPGYPYSDIRSTSFGMESIPSLMLDMMKKNEVELAKLPGRCHFPGHGGNIVRNLKNKGDVIYTSQHTTITELQFNFNDAFQNNEKALSAIIYVTTQLSSSHQKHKWTAWRSKFQFSIHWMKRQSWIRMMKILEGSEDDSHFSYNHQINQVEEANMMARLEEHIGSPVASRNISFISQHVDKQTTEPLVVTKMIPYWRKESLRHRIRRDAISRAVLIIQEEEEEMFTQSTEDFGHQKSFGRCQDPFPPQLILVSIDRTQCPDQKEAQNDVEQSEDSQKPTQQVPIVNNRLFSENINTQQLAGTKSNATQHNRSIRAVRSNVCQRLSMWVDFEDLGWDDWIIAPRAFQAYRCAGECPFPLGSSLNGTNHAMLMTMMNSVDPMDSPRPCCVPTKLSSVTLLYLDNADNVVLRQYEDMVIESCGCR, encoded by the exons ATGGAATATCCCAAGAAGGTATGTCTACTGCTGTCTTGTTTGCTGTGGCTCATCCCCGTTTTCTACGCTATAACCACGGAAAACGGATTCCCTGATAGTCTACAACGCCATACCGGGAATGTTAAAAAATTCTTTGGTGCGGGGttgaaaagcagaaaaaaccTACAGCAAATATTGGATTTAAATCAGTCGAAAGACCAAAGGCGACCGCATCAAAGGCCCAGTTTTAATCCAACGCCAACCAGCAACAAACAAGACCACCACGATGATGAAATTAGCACGGAATTTACCCCGGGCTATCCTTATTCCGACATAAGGTCAACAAGCTTTGGGATGGAAAGCATCCCGAGTTTGATGCTGGACATGATGAAGAAGAATGAAGTAGAATTGGCCAAGTTGCCTGGAAGATGTCACTTTCCTGGACATGGAGGAAACATCGTTAGAAACTTAAAGAACAAAG GTGATGTCATCTACACCAGTCAACACACGACCATTACAGAGttacaatttaatttcaacgatgcttttcaaaacaatgaaaaagcGCTTTCTGCTATCATATACGTCACTACACAACTATCCTCATCCCACCAGAAACATAAATGGACTGCTTGGCGTTCAAAATTCCAGTTTAGCATCCACTGGATGAAGCGGCAAAGCTGGATCAGGATGATGAAGATTCTAGAAGGCTCTGAAGATGATTCCCATTTTAGCTACAACCACCAAATAAACCAGGTGGAGGAAGCAAACATGATGGCGAGATTGGAGGAACATATCGGATCTCCAGTCGCATCCCGGAATATTTCATTCATCTCGCAGCACGttgataaacaaacaacagaaCCTCTTGTTGTTACAAAGATGATTCCTTATTGGAGGAAAGAGTCACTGCGACATCGGATCCGCCGGGATGCGATCTCTAGAGCAGTTCTTATTATacaagaagaagaggaggagatgTTTACGCAATCAACTGAAGATTTCGGACATCAAAAGTCTTTTGGAAGATGCCAGGATCCCTTTCCTCCTCAACTTATTTTGGTATCGATTGATAGAACGCAATGTCCTGATCAGAAGGAAGCTCAAAACGATGTAGAACAGTCCGAAGACAGCCAGAAACCAACACAGCAGGTTCCCATCGTGAACAATCGtctattttctgaaaacatcAACACTCAGCAGCTAGCCGGAACCAAGTCGAACGCGACACAGCACAACCGATCAATTCGTGCAGTCCGCAGCAACGTTTGTCAGCGCCTTTCGATGTGGGTTGATTTTGAGGATCTTGGCTGGGACGACTGGATTATCGCACCGAGAGCCTTCCAAGCTTACAGGTGTGCAGGCGAATGTCCCTTTCCGTTGGGTAGCTCTCTGAACGGCACTAATCACGCTATGCTGATGACAATGATGAACTCGGTTGACCCCATGGATTCCCCTAGGCCCTGCTGTGTTCCGACCAAGTTGTCTTCGGTGACATTATTGTATTTGGACAACGCCGATAACGTGGTGTTGCGACAGTACGAGGACATGGTGATAGAAAGCTGTGGGTGTCGTTGA
- the LOC143445726 gene encoding bone morphogenetic protein 2-like, protein MMVTLANWTILVTMVLLSIFNLSSGLLPSVGRTNLIQHAAKYTSGTREEEEAIVVEFEKKLLNMFGLKRRPTPQKGIQIPRLMQHLYKAHLGDTYDGQQNLVDSWETGFDLPPTDIMSRVNTARSFHHIDNDEYYPGIQDNHVRLRFDLSTLPEHEVIGASELLLHREALAHHLLDHGNHAHRINIYEIIKMPEQDGQGSDSAKRRGIRYGGSENQPITRLLDTRLIDVRNSTWERFDVNLATMKWAKNHHRDNHGLIVEVVSEDGSAPTGEEKRHVRLKRDLHDDVSEHEWPHWRPTLLTYTHDGKDTTLQRRSRSKRNSRKRDVNSSKRRRKRKRRSRSCERHNLYVDFNEVGWTDWIVAPHGYDAYFCKGECAFPLAEHLNATNHAIVQTLVNSVESNMAPRPCCVPTELDSISMLYLDEYELVVLKSYEQMEVKACGCR, encoded by the exons ATGATGGTTACGCTGGCCAACTGGACCATTCTTGTTACCATGGTATTGCTGTCGATATTTAACCTGAGCTCGGGACTTCTGCCAAGCGTTGGCCGGACTAACCTCATTCAACATGCGGCCAAATACACAAGCGGAACCCGAGAGGAAGAGGAGGCAATAGTAGTGGAGTTTGAGAAGAAACTTTTGAACATGTTCGGACTAAAACGCCGACCAACACCGCAAAAGGGCATTCAGATACCGAGATTGATGCAGCATTTGTACAAAGCGCATTTGGGCGATACCTACGACGGCCAACAAAACTTAGTTGATAGCTGGGAAACTGGATTTGACCTTCCGCCGACAGACATTATGAGCCGAGTTAACACGGCACGCAGCTTTCATCATATCG aTAACGATGAGTACTATCCTGGGATACAAGACAACCATGTCCGGCTCAGGTTTGATCTCAGCACCTTACCAGAGCACGAGGTTATCGGAGCATCTGAGCTTCTACTCCATCGAGAAGCGCTCGCTCATCATCTGCTCGACCATGGCAACCACGCTCACAGGATCAACATCTACGAAATCATAAAGATGCCTGAGCAGGATGGCCAAGGTTCGGACTCGGCAAAGCGGAGAGGGATACGGTACGGAGGCTCGGAAAATCAACCAATCACTCGTCTTCTTGATACGCGCCTAATCGATGTGAGGAACAGTACCTGGGAGCGTTTTGACGTGAACCTGGCCACGATGAAGTGGGCGAAAAACCATCACAGAGACAACCACGGACTCATCGTCGAAGTGGTGTCAGAGGACGGTAGTGCCCCAACAGGAGAGGAAAAACGTCATGTCCGCTTGAAACGCGATCTTCACGATGACGTATCCGAACACGAATGGCCACATTGGCGTCCCACCCTGCTGACGTACACACATGACGGAAAAGATACAACCTTACAGCGTCGGTCTCGTTCCAAGCGGAATAGCAGGAAGCGGGATGTCAACTCTTCCAAGAGGAGGCGCAAGAGGAAAAGGAGATCGCGCAGTTGCGAACGTCATAATCTCTATGTGGACTTCAATGAAGTAGGCTGGACTGACTGGATAGTAGCTCCTCACGGCTACGACGCTTATTTCTGCAAGGGCGAATGCGCCTTCCCGCTTGCCGAACATTTAAACGCAACTAACCATGCGATAGTTCAGACACTTGTCAATTCAGTCGAATCCAATATGGCCCCTCGACCCTGTTGTGTTCCAACAGAACTTGACTCTATTTCGATGCTCTACCTAGATGAATACGAGCTGGTCGTCTTGAAATCCTACGAGCAGATGGAGGTAAAGGCTTGTGGGTGCCGGTAA